Genomic DNA from Scylla paramamosain isolate STU-SP2022 chromosome 12, ASM3559412v1, whole genome shotgun sequence:
ATCACCACACGTCCGGGTTGTTTCTTGTAACCTTTTATACAGTACACAGTGTCCCGCGAGTTAAGGTACATATATCGGGATATGATAAAGTAATTCTAAGTCgcaaatactctatacacatatggtgtgttttgctttatttgggAGAAATTAACTTGTAAGTTGTGTGTTACCGGAGCCGCTCGCCTGGGCGGacctccgcctccctccctgtttCCTCGGCTTGCTACCTCCTCGAGTGGTGCCGCGTGGctaagtaatatttttttgtatacaaTCTTCGCAGTCAAATCTTTACAGGAAACAGCAAACGACagaaatttttgtatgtgtcagtgaagaaaatgtccAGGTAACACAGCAATGTAGTGGTGGTTAAGAGCCGCTTTTCAAACATACGGGGACACCCTGTGTTTATCGTCCTCCCGAGGCATTCGCTTGAGTTTCATGATTTCCTTACCCTCATCGTAATTTGCCTTTTTCCATTGTCTGCCTGTGTAATTTATGTACCATCTTAAAGTGCATTTTCATGATCATTTTCATGATCATGATTATTAATTGTTTGTATCTGTTCTCCATTTTatagtgttttcataattcatgTATCCCTAAATGTCTTTCACTTCTTGATCAGTCTGTAGATAcgacattatttttcttatttctgttccctttttaattgtttttagctCTTCCAGAATTGGTGATTCTGTTTCATATCTTTCttgtattatcttttttctacttccctgtttctccatatacttttgttttccattattttcaagtttgtcttttgttattgtcAAAATATCaaatttttctgcatttcttttacttcttcgtTAGATAGAACGCAATGAACAATTTTGGTGTTACCAGCAAACTTTGATACTATGGAGGTGAGATCTTTTATCGATGCCGTTTATAGAAACTAAAAAAGAGTACAGGTCCTAAAACTGATCCTAGGGGCACCCTGCTGGTTACACTAGTCCTCTTgtatgcttttccatttatttcaacctttaagggtgagaggaagttgtgaatgtgtgtgagttggcggggagaggaggaggttttAGTGGGTGTGTCAGTTGACGTGGAGAACAGGAGGGCGTGAGTGTGTATGGGTTGAGGGGGCGAcgaggagggtgtgtgtgtggggttttagggagagacaaggagggTGTGAGTGTCTGAGTTGAGGAAGAGACAAGCAATGAATAAGAGAGGCAGGGACTAAGGGCGCTTGTGAATTAGGTAAGTGTGGTAGTTGCCATGTGAGTCTCAAAAGTTATTGATGTCATGGTGAAAATGTTAGTcatagtaacaaaaataaagagaatatgGATTATCTTACCGtttttgttgctgctattgctgtACTGCCATTcccgactactactactactactactacttctatcattattataactattactactactactgctactgctattattactgctactgttactactatttctgctgctactactactactactactactactactactactactactactactactactactgttatcattatcattatagctactactactgctgctgttagtaCTGCTACACTATttctactgctgttactactactacattgttactgctgttgttactactgctacactactactactactactactactactactactactactactactactaccaccaccacagctactaTTACATCTTGTGAAAGTAACTTTTGCAAGATATTTTGTGTTCATTGCGTATGAAGTATGTCCGTACATGCTTTCAAAGAACCCAACACACTAACCAACAGATTACTAATCTTTCAGTCTCAAGACACTTCCGAAAGTATTCAGGCCAGGATGTTTGAAAGtctttttcaatcttttttggGGCGACAATTTTGGCGGGTCATTATTTCATGTTATTCTTTTATCCCATTGCTCGAGAAGCCCTGGCATATGCTTTGCAGTAAACCACAAATGAaacataacttttcttttttccccgtAGCATAATGGATCAGTAATGATAAGGATACCATGTTCTTGCTGCAATGCCGGACTTTCTGTGCGTCAGCTTGACACTCCATCATAAAAGTAATTTCTTTGATATTAACACTTCAGATATCTTAGTTAAAGTATTTATGATGCCTATGACACGGTAATTACCACACTGACATTGAGAGCTCTCTACCGGTTATTTATATACTCTCATCCACGCAGCGTTCACCTTCAGACAACGGGGCCTCTGAAGATGTCCTGGGAAAGGCACCTTTGACCTCCCACCCTCGCCCCGTCAGGAGGGTCGTGGGCTGGTAGGCTGGCAGGTGCAGGAGTGACAGTGTCTCATGtacgaaggtggtggtggtggtggtggtggtggcggcggcggcgttagtggtgatggaggtgtggGTGGGAATGCGATGGTAAGACAATGCCGAGCATTACCACAGTTGATGAAGACTgctaagggaggaaggaagcaccAGCGTTCATCTGCTCTGTCTTTATTATCCTGACAACATGCCTGGTTAGGTTGTACTGGCTAGACACTTTCTGACGAGTGACGCGTGGTCATCGAAACCAGATGAGGACCTCTGTTCGTCAGATGTCCGCGTCTGGGTGTGGACGGGGACGGCATTGGAGAGGCGCCTCAGCCTGATCTGCCCTGGCTTTGAGCGAAGCGAATCTGTTCAATGGCGTGGGCGGGGAGTGGGTGAGGCGTGGGGATGAGCGGGGACTCTGGGCGGTAGCCATTCTCGTCAGCCACGTAGCTCACACTGCCGGTGCCTCCCTCAGGGAAAGGAAAGCTGGAATGACGGGGAAGATTGGGCTTAGCGAGGCTGGATCAGCAGGCGGCAAGAGTGTTGTGACACCTGGGTCAGGTACTCACAGGTCCTTCCTTGGACACGTGACTCACCTGAAGCTGCCGTCGATGTTGCTCTGGCCCTTGGATCCAGGAGTGCCCCGCGCCTCTACGTTGATGCCGTTCTCTGTCTGGAATGCGTAGCGGAACCTGGCGCCGTCAGGACCCTCCTGGGACTGTGACAGGATGGCGATGTGTTTGCCGTCGCCGTAATAAG
This window encodes:
- the LOC135105388 gene encoding cuticle protein AM1199-like, coding for MQLALLVCLVAATTAAPQFFGRFGRPYYGDGKHIAILSQSQEGPDGARFRYAFQTENGINVEARGTPGSKGQSNIDGSFSFPFPEGGTGSVSYVADENGYRPESPLIPTPHPLPAHAIEQIRFAQSQGRSG